A window of the Bacillus sp. A301a_S52 genome harbors these coding sequences:
- a CDS encoding aspartyl-phosphate phosphatase Spo0E family protein, translating into MMKLHMLKKVIEYKRKEMVTSGLTNGFTNHVTLKHSHELDKLIVEYQKMKKG; encoded by the coding sequence ATAATGAAACTTCACATGTTAAAGAAAGTTATTGAGTATAAAAGAAAAGAAATGGTGACGTCAGGACTAACTAATGGATTTACCAATCACGTGACGCTAAAGCACAGTCATGAATTAGATAAGCTTATCGTCGAATACCAAAAAATGAAAAAGGGATAG
- a CDS encoding Ku protein, translating into MHTMWKGTISFGLVNIPVKLHAATENKDIKLRQLHKECHTPISYEKVCSSCEKEVANEDIVKAYEYEKNKFVVLDDEDLQSLRKESEDKAVEIIDFVKLEEIDPIYFDKSYFLAPDTGGGKAYVLLRQSLEESGKIGVAKIIIRSKEQLAIVRVYQNTLVMETIHFPDEVRHAGEVAIPDNQQITKKELDTALMLIKQLTTPFDPEKYQDDYRNALLEMIEQKRAGEKTVEMTGKPAPAASNVTDLMSALQASIDKNKKKTGKQATKKKPSSQASVKKKAQ; encoded by the coding sequence ATGCATACGATGTGGAAAGGAACGATCAGCTTTGGTTTAGTCAATATTCCAGTGAAGCTTCATGCTGCAACAGAAAATAAAGACATCAAATTAAGACAACTTCATAAAGAATGCCATACGCCAATTTCTTATGAAAAAGTATGTAGTAGCTGTGAAAAAGAAGTAGCAAACGAGGATATTGTCAAAGCATACGAATATGAAAAAAACAAATTTGTTGTTCTTGATGATGAGGATTTACAAAGCTTACGTAAAGAAAGTGAAGATAAAGCAGTCGAGATTATCGATTTCGTTAAATTAGAGGAAATAGACCCTATTTATTTTGACAAAAGCTACTTTCTTGCACCGGATACCGGCGGGGGAAAAGCGTATGTACTATTAAGGCAATCATTAGAAGAATCAGGAAAGATAGGTGTCGCTAAAATTATTATTCGTTCGAAAGAGCAATTGGCCATCGTCCGTGTTTATCAAAATACATTGGTGATGGAGACGATCCATTTTCCTGATGAAGTCCGGCATGCTGGAGAGGTTGCTATCCCTGATAATCAACAAATTACAAAAAAAGAACTGGATACGGCACTTATGCTTATTAAGCAACTGACAACCCCGTTTGATCCAGAAAAATATCAAGATGATTATCGAAACGCCTTGCTGGAAATGATTGAACAGAAACGGGCAGGAGAAAAGACGGTAGAGATGACTGGGAAACCAGCACCAGCAGCGTCAAATGTGACAGACCTCATGTCCGCATTACAGGCATCTATTGATAAAAACAAAAAGAAAACAGGGAAACAAGCAACAAAAAAGAAACCAAGTTCGCAAGCAAGCGTAAAGAAAAAAGCCCAATGA
- a CDS encoding DNA ligase D: MIPMRLTPATRLPEGDNWQYEVKYDGFRCLLLIEQNSVQLLSKTGKVLNRSFPEIEAFVQKLTDALQPYLPLQFDGELVHLVNSYKSHFSTVQKRSRMKKVTTIQDSATTLPCHLVVFDLLKINGRSLVTMPLQQRQKQLSRLFKTLDLPLSVIPEDSRYLQYINPSTSMDRLWDKIVQFNGEGLIAKKAPSSYKEGIRSNYWLKKKFWRSISVILVKYNELNGYFQGAVYKDDTLISIVDVTHGFSDKERQTLMTIFTQNGHRETSTTWQLTPSICVSVECIDFDGSHLREPRFSSFLLDEHPDHCTWLQMQRQLYPLPSPVAITHRDKPIWPDDHMTKDDYLIFLQQVGPFMLPFLQNRLLTVIRYPHGVEGDAFYQKNVPDYAPDFVNTVQEDDITYITCNSMDTLLWLGNQLALEFHIPFQPYTERKPTEIVLDLDPPSVNHFPLAIEAAQRFKAIFNECHITSFIKTSGRKGLQLYIPLPKGKFSYYDTRTVTAFFCRFLCEQEPSLFTTERLKKNRGERLYLDYMQHDAGKTLIAPYSPRGGKEGTVSVPLYWEEVKESLSPAHFTVRNVIDRLLKKGDPFRFMYETTNESAIQTLLNRLRE; encoded by the coding sequence ATGATACCAATGCGTTTAACGCCTGCAACTCGTTTGCCTGAAGGTGATAATTGGCAATATGAAGTGAAATATGATGGCTTTCGCTGTCTTCTTCTTATAGAGCAAAACAGCGTGCAATTATTAAGCAAAACTGGCAAGGTTTTAAACCGTTCCTTCCCCGAGATTGAAGCCTTTGTCCAGAAGCTTACAGATGCTTTACAGCCATATCTTCCCCTTCAATTTGATGGTGAATTAGTCCATTTAGTGAATAGTTATAAAAGTCATTTCTCCACCGTGCAAAAACGGAGCAGAATGAAGAAAGTAACAACGATCCAGGATTCAGCAACGACACTTCCTTGCCATCTTGTTGTGTTTGATTTGCTAAAAATAAATGGGAGATCCCTTGTAACAATGCCGTTACAGCAACGACAGAAGCAATTATCTCGCTTGTTTAAGACACTCGATCTTCCATTATCCGTTATACCCGAAGACAGCCGTTACCTTCAGTACATTAATCCTTCTACGTCAATGGACCGCCTCTGGGACAAGATCGTTCAATTTAATGGAGAAGGGCTCATCGCTAAAAAGGCCCCATCGTCATACAAAGAAGGAATCAGAAGTAACTACTGGTTGAAAAAGAAATTTTGGCGATCGATCAGTGTGATTTTAGTCAAGTATAACGAACTTAATGGTTATTTTCAGGGAGCAGTCTACAAGGATGATACGTTAATATCAATTGTTGATGTGACACATGGATTTAGTGATAAAGAAAGGCAAACACTTATGACTATTTTTACACAAAACGGACACCGAGAGACTTCTACTACTTGGCAACTGACACCTTCGATTTGTGTTAGTGTGGAGTGCATTGATTTTGACGGTTCCCACTTGCGTGAGCCTCGCTTTTCATCATTTTTATTAGATGAACACCCTGATCACTGCACGTGGTTGCAAATGCAGAGACAACTTTATCCACTCCCCTCTCCTGTGGCGATCACACATCGTGACAAACCAATTTGGCCAGACGATCACATGACCAAAGACGATTACCTGATCTTCTTGCAACAAGTTGGCCCGTTCATGCTGCCTTTTTTGCAAAACCGCTTGTTAACAGTTATCCGCTATCCACACGGTGTAGAGGGTGATGCTTTTTATCAAAAAAACGTACCTGACTACGCCCCTGATTTTGTTAACACCGTTCAAGAAGATGATATAACATATATCACGTGTAATAGCATGGACACCCTTCTTTGGTTAGGAAATCAGCTTGCTTTAGAATTTCATATTCCATTTCAGCCTTACACGGAACGTAAACCAACTGAAATCGTTTTGGACTTGGACCCACCTTCAGTTAACCATTTCCCGTTAGCTATTGAAGCGGCTCAACGCTTTAAAGCGATATTCAATGAGTGCCATATTACCTCCTTCATTAAGACATCTGGTCGAAAAGGGTTGCAATTGTATATTCCATTACCAAAGGGAAAGTTTTCTTATTATGACACTCGCACAGTCACTGCTTTCTTTTGTCGTTTTTTATGTGAACAGGAGCCCTCACTATTCACAACTGAGCGTTTAAAAAAGAACCGAGGTGAACGCTTGTACCTTGATTATATGCAGCATGATGCCGGCAAAACACTCATTGCCCCTTATTCACCAAGAGGAGGAAAAGAAGGGACGGTGTCTGTTCCACTCTATTGGGAAGAAGTTAAGGAGAGTCTTTCCCCCGCTCACTTTACCGTACGAAACGTCATTGATCGCCTTTTAAAAAAGGGAGACCCTTTTAGATTCATGTATGAGACAACGAATGAATCGGCCATTCAAACTCTTTTAAACCGATTAAGAGAGTAG
- the pta gene encoding phosphate acetyltransferase translates to MSDMFTAIQEKVKKANPSIVFPEGTDERILEATVRLKKGGILNPILVGNEDEIKAKAEVHNIDVSQLTIYDPETYSGFSELVDAFVERRKGKNTKEEAEKILKTPNYFGTMLVYTDKASGLVSGAVHSTGDTVRPALQIIKTKADVKKTSGVFVMVKGDERYIFGDCAINIAPDSNDLAETAIEAAKTAKVFGIDPKVAMLSFSTKGSAVSPETEKVIEATALAKEKAPELMLDGEFQFDAAFVPTVAAKKAPDSPLNGQANTFIFPSLEAGNIGYKLAQRLGNFEAIGPILQGLNKPVNDLSRGCNTEDVYKLALITAMQGIN, encoded by the coding sequence GTGAGCGATATGTTTACAGCTATACAAGAAAAAGTAAAAAAAGCCAACCCTTCTATCGTTTTTCCTGAGGGTACGGATGAGCGCATACTTGAAGCGACGGTAAGGTTGAAAAAGGGTGGTATATTAAATCCTATATTAGTAGGAAATGAAGATGAGATAAAGGCGAAAGCTGAGGTACACAATATAGATGTCTCACAGCTAACGATTTATGATCCTGAAACATATTCAGGCTTTAGTGAATTAGTAGACGCTTTTGTGGAACGCAGAAAAGGTAAGAATACAAAAGAAGAAGCAGAAAAAATCTTAAAAACACCTAATTACTTTGGTACTATGCTCGTCTATACTGACAAGGCTTCTGGTCTTGTTAGCGGCGCAGTTCATTCTACAGGAGATACGGTGAGACCGGCTCTACAAATTATTAAAACAAAAGCTGACGTGAAAAAAACGTCAGGTGTGTTTGTCATGGTTAAAGGAGACGAACGATATATATTTGGTGACTGCGCCATTAATATCGCACCTGATAGCAATGACTTAGCAGAAACGGCTATTGAAGCAGCCAAAACGGCAAAAGTGTTCGGAATTGACCCTAAAGTCGCGATGCTCAGCTTTTCGACAAAAGGTTCAGCAGTAAGTCCCGAAACCGAAAAAGTCATCGAGGCGACGGCGTTAGCCAAAGAAAAAGCACCAGAACTTATGTTAGATGGGGAGTTTCAGTTTGACGCAGCCTTTGTGCCGACTGTTGCGGCTAAAAAAGCGCCAGATTCTCCTTTAAATGGACAAGCAAATACATTCATATTCCCTAGTTTGGAAGCAGGTAATATCGGCTATAAGTTAGCGCAGCGCCTTGGGAACTTTGAAGCGATCGGACCGATTTTACAAGGGCTGAATAAGCCAGTAAATGATTTATCCCGAGGTTGTAATACAGAAGATGTTTATAAGCTTGCACTCATTACAGCTATGCAAGGCATCAACTAA
- a CDS encoding FAD-dependent oxidoreductase — translation MNCEALFQPFKIRSLSLKNRVIMGSMHVGLEGLENGLEKLTAFYEKRAAHDVGLIVTGGAAVNAVGSGGPDFMSIYDDDDIERWAHLTQAIHKVGGAIALQLFHAGRYAYKDVIGQSPVAPSPLKSPINPDTPEELTHEDIEKTINDFATGAWRAKKAGFDAVEIMGSEGYLINQFVSPVTNKRTDHWGGSFKNRLAFPTKIVTAVRDMVGEHYPIFFRMSGLDLIDSSTTEAETLQWAQAMEAAGADVLNVGIGWHESQIPTISMKVPRMHFLPVAESIAEVVSIPVVASNRINDPQDAAAIIEKGKIELISMARPFLADPALLSKAKIGRFSDINTCIACNQACLDHVFEGKTASCLVNPEAGRETELHMTPATIRKRLLIIGAGPAGLEAARVAAKRGHHVILADDKPYIGGQLNFAKLIPGKQEFNETLRYYKTQLDQLNVELHLNTHVDNNSPLLKDADEIIVATGIIPRKPHIKGIDDQSVPSYRDLFEGRSLPSHHVTIIGGGGIACDLALFLKDKGVETITLLQRSTKFARGTGKTTRWATLKELKQAGVEMIGGISSYDAMTADSITFTIENKQHTLSDTMIVLAAGQLPNDVFSLQETSLEKPFYVIGGAKNAQGLDAKNAIYEGTLLGRSL, via the coding sequence ATGAACTGTGAGGCGCTATTTCAACCGTTTAAAATTCGTTCTTTGTCTTTAAAAAACCGAGTCATCATGGGGTCGATGCATGTTGGCCTGGAAGGGTTGGAGAATGGATTGGAAAAGTTAACAGCTTTCTACGAAAAGCGCGCTGCCCATGACGTTGGCTTAATCGTGACAGGTGGCGCGGCAGTGAATGCTGTAGGAAGTGGAGGCCCTGATTTTATGTCTATCTATGATGACGATGATATTGAGCGATGGGCACACTTAACTCAAGCTATTCATAAAGTAGGTGGAGCGATCGCACTTCAATTATTTCACGCAGGTCGTTACGCATATAAGGATGTGATAGGTCAATCACCTGTTGCCCCATCCCCTCTTAAATCACCTATTAACCCTGACACCCCTGAAGAGTTAACTCATGAGGACATTGAGAAAACCATTAATGACTTTGCTACTGGGGCTTGGCGTGCAAAAAAGGCTGGCTTTGATGCAGTGGAGATAATGGGCTCTGAAGGTTATTTAATCAATCAATTCGTTTCACCGGTGACAAATAAGCGCACGGATCACTGGGGAGGCTCCTTCAAAAACCGGCTAGCCTTCCCCACTAAAATCGTAACCGCTGTTCGCGATATGGTAGGTGAGCATTACCCCATTTTCTTCCGTATGTCTGGGCTTGACCTTATTGATAGCAGTACAACAGAAGCTGAGACATTACAATGGGCTCAAGCGATGGAAGCAGCAGGGGCTGATGTGCTTAATGTGGGTATCGGTTGGCACGAATCGCAGATTCCTACTATATCAATGAAAGTTCCAAGAATGCACTTCCTGCCAGTTGCTGAAAGTATTGCCGAGGTCGTCTCTATTCCCGTTGTAGCTAGTAATCGAATTAACGATCCACAAGATGCTGCTGCTATTATTGAGAAAGGAAAAATAGAGCTTATTTCCATGGCTCGTCCTTTTCTTGCAGACCCTGCTCTCCTCTCCAAAGCTAAAATAGGACGTTTCAGTGATATTAATACGTGTATCGCTTGTAATCAAGCCTGCCTCGATCATGTTTTTGAAGGCAAAACGGCCTCTTGCCTCGTCAACCCAGAAGCCGGCCGGGAGACAGAGCTGCATATGACACCAGCGACTATACGTAAGCGACTTCTCATCATTGGAGCTGGGCCAGCCGGACTGGAGGCCGCACGGGTTGCTGCTAAACGAGGCCACCACGTGATTTTAGCTGATGACAAACCTTATATTGGTGGACAATTGAACTTTGCTAAGCTCATTCCTGGTAAGCAGGAATTTAATGAAACACTTCGTTATTACAAAACACAACTGGACCAATTAAATGTTGAACTGCACCTTAACACTCACGTGGACAACAACTCACCTCTATTAAAGGACGCTGATGAGATCATTGTTGCAACCGGAATTATTCCTCGAAAACCACACATTAAAGGCATTGATGACCAGTCTGTCCCAAGTTATAGAGACCTTTTTGAAGGTCGCAGTCTTCCCTCTCACCACGTTACCATTATTGGAGGTGGAGGTATTGCCTGTGACTTAGCATTGTTCCTAAAAGATAAAGGTGTTGAAACAATTACCCTTCTACAACGAAGTACTAAATTCGCTAGAGGTACCGGTAAAACAACACGCTGGGCTACGTTGAAGGAGCTAAAACAAGCAGGTGTGGAGATGATTGGCGGTATCTCTTCTTATGATGCCATGACTGCCGACTCCATCACCTTTACTATAGAAAATAAACAACACACCTTATCCGATACGATGATCGTTCTAGCTGCTGGCCAGTTACCAAATGACGTTTTTTCTTTGCAAGAAACCTCATTAGAAAAGCCTTTTTATGTTATTGGAGGTGCTAAAAATGCTCAAGGGCTTGATGCCAAAAATGCTATTTATGAAGGAACCCTTTTAGGGCGATCACTTTAG
- a CDS encoding enoyl-CoA hydratase/isomerase family protein: METILYHIENGVATITLNRPEVKNALNETLHKELYHVWDQASTSDEVKVIVLTGAKNAFSSGADLKSIPTETLKKFDHGDYLKRTFNNLIPLIDNTNKPTIAYINGVAVGAGLSLTLACDFRFASADAKLALSFLKIGLAPDAGTSYYLPRILGLGKAIELGLGEPITAEEAHRIGLIYQIGEPYEFIEKIKQVPQPAYSAMTSMMKKGLNGSLQDVLDREAEYQYMAGKSQAHSEAINAFLKKSR, from the coding sequence ATGGAAACCATTCTTTATCATATTGAAAATGGTGTCGCCACCATAACACTGAATAGACCAGAGGTAAAAAATGCTCTCAATGAAACATTGCATAAGGAGTTATATCATGTTTGGGACCAGGCAAGTACTAGTGATGAGGTAAAAGTCATCGTTCTTACTGGGGCCAAAAATGCCTTTTCAAGTGGTGCTGATTTAAAAAGTATCCCAACAGAAACACTAAAGAAATTTGATCATGGTGACTATCTGAAACGTACTTTTAATAACCTCATACCTTTGATTGATAATACAAATAAACCAACGATAGCTTATATAAACGGCGTAGCCGTAGGTGCAGGACTTAGTCTTACTCTTGCATGTGATTTTAGATTTGCAAGCGCTGATGCTAAGCTAGCTCTTAGCTTCTTAAAGATAGGTCTAGCTCCCGATGCTGGCACCTCCTATTACCTTCCACGCATTCTCGGTCTAGGTAAAGCAATTGAGCTTGGGCTCGGAGAACCAATTACAGCTGAAGAAGCTCATCGGATTGGTCTTATCTATCAAATTGGAGAACCCTATGAGTTCATTGAGAAAATTAAACAAGTGCCACAACCTGCTTATAGCGCGATGACATCCATGATGAAAAAGGGCCTTAATGGTTCCTTACAAGACGTACTAGATCGCGAAGCCGAGTACCAGTATATGGCTGGAAAGTCGCAAGCCCATAGCGAAGCCATTAACGCTTTTTTAAAGAAATCACGATAA
- a CDS encoding heme-dependent peroxidase gives MAEPAKTLDGWYVLHDFRKVNWTEWKKVSSEERESIMAEFLTLLKKWDDAQASFEGSHTLYSILGQKADLMIMVLRPTMDELIEIETAFNKTRLAEFTIPTYSYVSVVELSNYLPSDKDPEQDPEIQARLKPILPKWEYVCFYPMDKRRNGNDNWYMLSMEERQSLMRSHGMIGRNYAGKVRQIISGSVGFDDWEWGVTLFAHDVLQFKKLVYEMRFDEVSARYGEFGSFYVGTLLEEAAIKKYLHV, from the coding sequence ATGGCAGAGCCGGCTAAAACATTAGATGGATGGTATGTGCTACACGACTTCCGTAAGGTTAACTGGACAGAATGGAAAAAAGTATCCTCAGAAGAACGAGAATCAATTATGGCGGAGTTTTTAACTCTTTTAAAAAAGTGGGATGACGCACAGGCGTCTTTTGAAGGGAGTCACACATTATACTCCATTCTTGGACAAAAAGCGGATCTCATGATAATGGTCCTTCGCCCAACAATGGATGAACTTATTGAGATTGAAACAGCGTTTAATAAAACACGACTTGCAGAATTTACGATTCCTACTTATTCATACGTATCCGTCGTTGAATTAAGTAACTACTTACCATCAGATAAAGATCCTGAACAGGACCCTGAAATTCAGGCTCGCTTAAAACCAATCTTGCCGAAGTGGGAATATGTTTGTTTCTATCCGATGGACAAGCGTCGTAATGGAAACGATAACTGGTATATGCTATCCATGGAAGAACGCCAATCGTTGATGAGAAGCCATGGCATGATTGGAAGAAATTATGCAGGCAAAGTACGACAAATCATTTCCGGTTCAGTGGGCTTTGACGATTGGGAGTGGGGAGTCACCTTATTCGCCCATGACGTCTTGCAATTTAAAAAGCTCGTATATGAAATGCGCTTTGATGAAGTGAGTGCCCGTTACGGTGAATTCGGCTCTTTTTACGTCGGTACACTTCTGGAAGAGGCTGCTATCAAAAAATACCTTCACGTCTAA
- a CDS encoding cell wall hydrolase, with amino-acid sequence MRAEAEGEGEAGMLSAGNVMVNRVRARCLDFEDINTIDRMAYQSPGGFEAVQKGYFYQSPREREIRLARRLVQGERFTPGEFDLWFFRPDGPCPEQWWGQWNSGRYKLHCFYRPIPSECPSVYTTY; translated from the coding sequence ATGCGTGCAGAAGCTGAAGGGGAAGGCGAAGCAGGAATGCTAAGTGCAGGTAATGTGATGGTTAATAGAGTGAGAGCCCGATGTCTTGATTTTGAAGATATTAATACAATTGATAGAATGGCTTACCAATCGCCTGGGGGTTTTGAGGCCGTCCAGAAGGGCTATTTCTATCAGAGTCCACGTGAAAGAGAGATTCGTCTGGCAAGAAGACTTGTACAAGGTGAACGCTTCACGCCAGGAGAGTTTGATTTATGGTTTTTCCGTCCTGATGGTCCTTGTCCCGAACAATGGTGGGGACAATGGAATTCAGGAAGATATAAACTGCATTGCTTTTATAGACCGATTCCGTCTGAGTGTCCGTCTGTCTATACCACATATTAA